The nucleotide sequence ATAAATCAGCCAGTAAATTCCCCACAATTAACATAGCGGCTCCCATGATTAAACTTCCCATAACTAAATAGAGATCTTGAGCCGTAACAGCTTGTAAAATCAAGCGTCCTAAACCCGGCCAATTAAAGAAAAATTCCGCAATAAATGCCCCACTGAGAAGACCGGCAAACTCAAACCCTAATAAAGTAATTAAAGGGTTAACGGCATTTCGCAAAGCATGAACATAAATAACTTTATTTTCTGGCAAACCTTTAGCCCTAGCGGTTTGAATATAATCTTGTCGAAGCACATCTAATAATTGTCCACGCATTAAACGTTGTAATCCGGCAAAACTGGTAACCGTTAGAGCAATAGTAGGAAGAATCAAGTGCCAGCCAAGGTCTAAAACTTTACCAATGGGAGACAATTCAGAATAATTGAGGCTAGTCATATCTCCCACCGGTAATAAGGGCGACACTTGTTGAGCGATAATTAAAAGGATTAAAGCAGTAATAAAACTGGGAAATCCTTGACCTAAATAACTAATGACTCTGAGAAATTTATCGAGAAAAGTATTTTGCTTAACAGCGCTCACAATTCCCAAAGGAATCGCAATAGCCCAAGTGAGAATAATAGAAA is from Gloeothece verrucosa PCC 7822 and encodes:
- a CDS encoding ABC transporter permease, translating into MTLTSQSGTSQQSGFLLTRLQALLSSETFLYIIKRILQGLLTLLLASFLSFLIIQLAPGNFIQTLAQNPKISRQVIEEYTKLFGLDKPWYVQYWSWLVQVLTHFNFGTSFVYFRPVSSLLLERIPATLLLAILSIILTWAIAIPLGIVSAVKQNTFLDKFLRVISYLGQGFPSFITALILLIIAQQVSPLLPVGDMTSLNYSELSPIGKVLDLGWHLILPTIALTVTSFAGLQRLMRGQLLDVLRQDYIQTARAKGLPENKVIYVHALRNAVNPLITLLGFEFAGLLSGAFIAEFFFNWPGLGRLILQAVTAQDLYLVMGSLIMGAAMLIVGNLLADLLLKFVDPRIKLEDLK